The DNA sequence CCGACCGCTTCCCTGCTGCCTTCGACTGTGGTATCTCGCTGCGAGCAGGTCAGCTTCACCCCGCTGCCTCCGGAGGAGCTGGCCTCCTTCTTGGTGGAGCGACGGGGGCTTACGGCCGAGGCCGCTAGGCTGACCGCAGCCCTGGCGGCCGGGCGCGTCGGCCAGGCGCTGGAGGCCGAGGTGGGCGAGCTCAAGGCCATGCGGGAGCGGGCGTGGCAGTTTTTGGCCGCAGCCGCCGACGGCCCTGGGTCGGTGCTGGCCTGGAGCCGAAAAAGCGTCGAGGAGATGCGCCGTGACCGCTCCAGCCCCAAGGCAGAAGGCCTGGAGTTGAGCTCGGCTCTCCTCAGCCTGGCCCGCGACATTATATTGACCCAGGCCGGCCAGCTCGACCGACTGATCCACGCCGATCTGGCAGACCGGTACTCGGCGCTTCCTGCGGCCCGTCGGCCGGCGGCAGCCCAAGCCATGTTCGAAGCCGTCCAGGTCGCCCGAAGCCGCCTGAAAAGGAACCTTAATCCCCAGCTGGTCTACGAGACGATGGGGCTTGCCATCGCCGAGGCCAACCGGGGTTAACCATAGACTAAGAAGGGAGAGATCGATGATTAACCTCGTCAGCATTCAGCTTTCCGACCACGGGAGGCTCTATCAATGCGAGGACCCCAACCTCTGCCTATCCATCGCAGACCCTTGCATCGTTGAGAAGCAGTTCGCCGAGATCGCCTTCGGCCACATGGCGAGCAACTACATGCGCATACCCCGAGAGACATTCAAGAAGGATCCGTGGAAGGTCCTCCGGAAGGCGACCGATAAGGACCTTAATATGCAAGAGCGCAACGAGCGGATGGAAAAAGAGGCGATCTCCTCCTGTAAGGAGCTCGTTTCCACCCACAACCTCTCCATGAAGCTGGAACAGGTCTCCTTCGCCTTTGATGCAAAGAAGGCGACTTTTTACTACACCGCCGAGGAATGGATCGATTTCCGCCAGCTAGTGCGCGACCTTGCCAAAGAGTTCAAGGTCCGAATCGAGATGCGCCAGATAGGGGCTAGGGACTTAGCCTCGCTGATGGGAGGATGCGATACCTGCGGCGAACAGTTATGCTGCACCCGCAATCTAAAGGAGCTAAAGCCGGTCCCCATTCGTGCGGCCAAAGACCAGAACTTCACAGGCAACCCGGACAAGCTCACCGGCGTGTGCGGGCGCCTAAAATGCTGTCTTCTCTACGAGCACCCCAACTACATCGCCGTCAAGGGCTCCATGCCCAGCCCTGGGAAAACTGTGCGCCTACCCGAGGGGAAAGGCCGGGTCGCCAAGATAGACATCGTCCGAGAAGAGGTTCTCGTGATCCTCGAAGATGGGAGCCAGGTAGCCGTTCGCGGCGACCGCGCCACCGACCTCACTTTCCCCAACGGGCCCACCGACGGGTAGGACCGCGCCATGGGTGGCCCACCGGCGGAAAAGACCATCTACATCACGACCCCAATTTACTACGTCAACGATGTGCCCCACCTCGGCCACGCCTACACCACCCTG is a window from the Nitrospinota bacterium genome containing:
- the holB gene encoding DNA polymerase III subunit delta', which produces MTFHSIVGHARVLERLRRSLAVERVAHAYLFVGPTGVGKATVARAFAAALTCPEEPGEGCGTCSSCRRLAAGGHPDVHVVEPDGQEVKIDQVRALQGALAYRPAEAQRAVAIVPQAERLTLEASNALLKTLEEPPGETVVVLVTPTASLLPSTVVSRCEQVSFTPLPPEELASFLVERRGLTAEAARLTAALAAGRVGQALEAEVGELKAMRERAWQFLAAAADGPGSVLAWSRKSVEEMRRDRSSPKAEGLELSSALLSLARDIILTQAGQLDRLIHADLADRYSALPAARRPAAAQAMFEAVQVARSRLKRNLNPQLVYETMGLAIAEANRG
- a CDS encoding stage 0 sporulation protein, encoding MINLVSIQLSDHGRLYQCEDPNLCLSIADPCIVEKQFAEIAFGHMASNYMRIPRETFKKDPWKVLRKATDKDLNMQERNERMEKEAISSCKELVSTHNLSMKLEQVSFAFDAKKATFYYTAEEWIDFRQLVRDLAKEFKVRIEMRQIGARDLASLMGGCDTCGEQLCCTRNLKELKPVPIRAAKDQNFTGNPDKLTGVCGRLKCCLLYEHPNYIAVKGSMPSPGKTVRLPEGKGRVAKIDIVREEVLVILEDGSQVAVRGDRATDLTFPNGPTDG